The Aspergillus flavus chromosome 6, complete sequence nucleotide sequence GATAAGCCGCCTAACACTACCTTTTTTCAAGATATAGAATACGTACTGACACAAAAGTCCCTGGTAAATAAACCAAACTGACAATAGCAActgccatcatcatcgcatTATCCACCAAGGCACTCTTGGCCATCTGCACCGAGGCCTCGCTGTTGCGTTGAGAGACGATATTGAATGCCTTGGTCATTGAATTAGTATCTTCCATAGGCGACATGACCGTAACCTGATGTAGACTTTTGGGCAGCATACTAAGCAAAGCAACCCCTATAAAAGCCAGCGCCTAGAGCAGCATATATACTGTCAGACTCAGCTGTCGAGTAAACCGAAAATCAACTCAGAAGTCAAAGCACGATTTAGGAAACTTTAAAAGACCCCTCAAAACGAGGCAGAAGCTGTCAGTTTCTGCAGACCCCACAAAGAGACGGGTTGCGCCATGCTTATTCTTGTTAAATAAGCACTAAGCTTCGGGTTTAGTGAAGGCCGAGTCAATCAGATATCCACCCTGGAGCCATGTCTTGGTTATTGGTGGCGCTGCACACGCTAACGTCCACCTGGCTAGGGCTATGTGGTGCCACGTGGGGGTGAGGTCCCGGTTCCCTAATCATGACCTAGTCATAACCTATGCAGCTAGCTGGATCAAGATATGCTACTTCACACCGGATAGATTAAGGTTGATCATGAATATATCCAAGTTTCCTCATGTCGCTGTTTTTACGCTCATATTGGTCTGAAACTCAAATGGAGAGTCAAACCACTATGCTTCATGACGAATAACAATCTGTACCTGAAACAAATCACCCACCCCACACCAAGCAATCTAAATCTCAATAACAGGCCCTTCATAAACCCCTCTCGCCCTAACCAAATAATACCCCAGACTAAGGAACACCGTCCCCCCAGTCCCAACCACACTATAATTCATAGACTCGCTATTAACCTCATTTATCGGGGGCCAAAAGCTAAAGAAAGTAGCTATGAACATATAAACCAAcgaaaagatattaattcCGATACCCCATATACCGGGGATATGAAACGGACCCCAGATGAGCTTGGCGCCTGCCGTGTTGACCATCGTTTGTTCGGAGTTTCTCTTGGGTTGACTGATTTCTCCTGTGCAGCGGCGGTAGAGGAGTAGACTCGCGGCGATCATGTAGGAGAGGTACAGGCCTGAGGTGGACATTGAGACGAGGCTGTTGAAGGCGACGTCGGAGCCGATGTTGATTAAGTTCAGGAGGCAGCCGATTGTGCTGGTTAGGAGGACGGTGTAGGTTGGGATTGCGGTGCGGGGGGTTACCTGTCTTTTCTTTAGAAGACTGACGGGGTGAGCATTGGGGTATGGGTGTGGGGGAATTCACTTTGCTCCATACGCGCCAGCCGGGTATACCTCTGTCTCGCGAGAAGGACCAGAATTGGCGCGAGGCCGATGCGAGCATGCCTACTGTTGTGCAACAGCACATGGCTTGTATTACGGAGCCGGCTGCTGCGGTTCCGGCGGTTGATTCGGTGGCTTGGTAGAAGATGGATAGGAAGGGGACGCCTGTTGGGGATTTAAGGGAAGTTTCGATATCGCCGAGGCAGAAGTATAGCGCTATTAGCATACTGAAGCCTAGGGTTCCGTTGATGAGCACTGTGAGCATTAGAGACCAGGGGACGGCTACTGTTGCGTTGGTCATTTCTTCGACCATctggtgttggtgatgtTAGCATGTATCtgtcattttcattttcatttcttttctttagaGGGACAACGCACATGCACTGCTGCATCGCCGCCTGCAAATGCAAAGACGGGACCAATGATGCCAATGAAAAATGAGAGACCCTGAGTCGGCCAATGGCCCTCATTGATAAAGTATGTGAATACCTCTGAGGCAGGTTTATGTTCTGCCATGTACGTCAATGGGATCAAGATAGCGAAGAAACCCAGGatatggaggatgagaattGTGCCCTCAAACCGAGGCAGTAGCTTGCCTCCGATAATATTCATAGTTGCTGCAAAGGCTGCTGTGGCCCACGAATAAAGCGTCTTGCGCCACGGTGCAGGTGTATAGTCAGGGTTGGTTAGAATGACTAGCGCCTCAATGAAGTTCCCGTTCAGATACAAACCGGTGGCGTATGTGGCCTGCCATCCGATGACCGTCAACCAACCTATACCGTTCTGTCAGTTCCCATAGCGGTAGCTTAGAATGGCTTCACCCTACCTGTGATATAACTGCTGACTTTCATGACAGACTTGGGTGCCATCATCGAGCACCAGTGGTATTGACCTCCTGATGTAGGAGCCCTGTAGAGCTGTTGTTAAGATTATCACGCCAGGGTGTAGAATAGAGACAGCATACATTGATACTAGCTCGGATACCACGACAAAGGTCGCCGTAACGCCGGCCCAGACGAAAAGGTAGCCATATACTGAACCAGCCGGACCGCCACTAGAACAGAATTATTAAACGCTTGAAGGCTGTAGTGACTGATAATTTCACATACTTCTGAAAAGACTGAAGAAATAAACTATAGATTTGTAATCAGCTGGTGAAATCCATCCAAAGACAAATGAGAGGGAATGACTGACGTAGTTACGGCTTCCCAGGTGATAAGAATAGTACAGCTAAAACCGACCATGGACATCAAACCAAAATTTCTCTGTACACTATTAGTGACCACTGCAACCTTTGGAGAAAAAAACTGGAATGATTACCTGCAAGACAGGGCGCTTCCCCATACGGGCCAGATATACATCGTCCTTGTTCTGATAGGATGGCTGCCCCTCAACCTCCTGCAGGACAGAAGCCCCCATTTGTTTCAGCTCATTTTGAGCCATGGTGCACGTATAGAGATTGACCGATCACAAATATAAATCGTCCGAAGATCGTCTGACGCGACGATTAAGACCGAACCAGAAACTCAAAGAGCAGAAATaacaaagaagcagaaaagagGGACATGAAACAGGTTTTAGAAAGGAAGCTTTGGATGTAGAATTCACTCGACACCCTGTAGGAGATAGATAGAGAAGAGTAGGGATCAAATCCTTCTCGCTGCATTTATCCCTCCTGTATTTTGGCCTCCATGGTTATGAAGCTGCTCCCCGTGTTAGGTAAAAGCATTGGGAACATCTGCAATTCGCCTGTAGGGTGTGGTATCCCTGTAGGCCGAGGAATGCAGAAGTGCAACCTTGCAGGGATATGAAGAAGCTGGATCCTCCATCTGCTTGTCCGCCGTTGGCGCACGTTATTCTATGATTAGACCACCACGTACGAGGTGGAGCTTGTCAATTTATGTATGTAGGTGGTACGTGGATCTACCATGAACATCAAATCTGGAACGTTCGGAGAGGCTAGTGGAGCATCGTGGTTGCAACGACACATCCTTAGCGTTCCAACATGACAGGGATAAGACTGTTAGTCTAATCACCTATCCACATGTGAGGGTCCAACAAAAGTACGAACGCATCAAGGATCTGAAATTTCAGAGAGCCGAAAGAATGGAAGATTTTCTACTTGGTTTATGTCAACACAAAAAATAAGGaaataaatgaaaatgaaacccTCCGATACCCTAATACGAACTTTCCCTAAATGAGCTGCGCGGCGACGCGGTCACAGCTCATGTGCGGACTTCACGGATTATGTGGGCCTCGCTTGAATCACTACCTGCGTCTGAGTCCCGTTTTGCCGtgattattgttgttgtatGGCGATAGCTCTTGTTACGGCCGATGGATGCCAACTCATGAACCTCGGCACCAGATTGATCCTGGCTATGCGATTGCGACTTCACAGGGGGAGAGGAGTGGTTGTATCCAATATGGGAGGTATCGTGGCGTGTTATTGCGTCAACACGTAGGCCCGTCGAACGAAGACTGTCCATGAAGGGTTTAAATTGAGGGGAGCAAGCGGTAACGACACTCAAGCACTGGGTGAGCTGCGTGCATATCGCCAGAGGCCAGGTGTCAGAGATCTGATCGGACGAATCAATAGTTCTATTGGCGTACACCAGTTGGCCTATTATTGCGAGAATCACGCTTGGATTGCTACTTAGAAACGAAGTAAGCATATAAAGATGGGTGCACTCACAAGATTCGAAGCCCGAATACGGTGGATAAAGTGACCTTTTTTTTCAACCGGGCCTGGATGCGAGTAATAATCAGGATAGCATACGCTATGATCGCACCGTCTGTTAGAATGTTCGTCAGTCCGATGTAATCCCACCAGGCCTTGATATTGAAACATTGCCCGGATAGATAATTCCATGTCTGAGGCGGTCTACACTGGAATGCAGAAGTTATGACACCGGTGACTGCCCAGAGTGTAATCAAAGCCTCTAAGCCTGAGGCAATGCGACGGTCCGAGGCAGCTGGTGTTACACTCCGGATAAAGTGGACTAGAGCTAGCTTTGAGAAACACATGCTGAGGATAAAGAAAATGGTGGCAGCATATTGTGACTAAGTCGGTATCAGAAGTGCTGGGGGACAGAGAACGAGGGGAATGTCTACCTTCATGATGTGTTCGATATTTGTCTCCGATAATGTATCATAACGATCACCATATCCATTGGCAGTGGCCAGTGACACAGCGAGGGACTGTGCTGCACAGGTCACCTAGAAGCATATGAATAACCATTGCGTCGCCAACCTCACTCGCCTAGGACACATGATGCTCTTACCATTGAGGCAATACTAAGATAATCATCTGTAGTCCACCGCCGAAAGATCCAGTATTTGGTCCCTAGTCGAGCAAAGACGCTAAGGATGGCGGTGACCATCAGAAACCAAGTCAAGACATTGACAGCGGGTTTCCAGGTATATGTGAACCTCCCCATTGCTTGTGTGTAGCCAGAGGCAGAATACACGTGGTCAATTTCAGCGGCTGAAGGGACTTATCAGAGAGGCTGAGAAACGCCAGGATACCACTATTAACTACGTCTACTAATTAACCCAACAACCAACATGCCGGACAGAGCACTTCACGACGGAACACATGGTGGCAGGGGTCTAGTTTGAGCAAAACAAGGCTTACAAACCAAGGATATGTCCCTGTAGCAGGAGGAGTTAGGGCAACTGGAGTTTATACTCTAGCTAAATTCCAGGAGGCGTGGATATGATTCCTTCGCACAGTGTTCTCCACTCACAGATAGATGAGAAAATTGAAAATCTCCCAGCTTGGCCCCTGGACAGGGATGTTGACACAATAGAATTATGAACCCTGCACTGGCGGTGGAGATATGTTGCATTGACACCTCGGGCCGCAAAACGTAAGGTCCGTGATTCCGGCCACTACACGGACAGGCCGGTATCACGGAAAGAAGCACTTGTTTCCTAATTATGCCATGTTCGCAGCGAGCAAAATTATTGGTATCATCGCTCTAGCGCGCCTCTGGAACTGGCACGGTTGGTCTGATGCTCTGACGAGAACTCGACTTGGGGCTTGGCACAGAAACGGTGCATATAGGGCTCCGACGCCAAGCGCGGCTACACCGACCCGCCATATGTAACCTCTTCAAGGTACAATTAATCGGGAAAAATCGAGAATAGGATCAAGTGAGCTGTAGATTATGCCCGGGTTCCTGCGGATGAGATATAGCAGGCAGATAGGAAATACTGAGGCGGAAATCAGACGTGCGATCCACATTCACTTGTCTCCAGTGCAAGCCGGCTCGGGCCAGGGTTACATAGAGCTTCGGACGGATCTCCAACACTGTCCGCTAGCGCCGAAGACCTGTccaatattaatatagtacGGAGCCCGGAAAGTGGCCCCAAGTGAAAGTATATGGCATTGTTCAAGGCTTGGGATATTGAAGTCGGAGCAATAGGGTGAATGGGCTGATTTCGATATACCATGGAGGTCTTGGCTCGATCTAGTGCTTTGTTCAGCATAGGTGTAGTAGGAGGGTAGAAGAATCGAAAAACCGCGCGATTTCCTTCGTGTTCATGACCCTGATCATTATTGTGCTTGCCTATTCCATGTTAGCAACAACTGAATTTCCTCATAGGATAGTATACCCTCAAACCAGACTACACAGGTCAATCTTGAATATCATGTATCTAACTCACAAAGTGAATTCTCGACCCACAGAACAGCGAACAGGCAAGATATATCGTAGCTAGAAGAGCTATGGCCGAGTTGAGCTGACATAAATAAGGGAAATAAGAAGTGACAAGGTCGAGTGTGTGCCTTTGTAAAGATAACAATAGGTGTGGGCTGTATCTTGCTGTTAACACAAGGGACAATCCACAATCCTACGTAAGCGATGAGAGCGGTGCCTGATACACAAGGCCACAACCAGCACCCAGGCATCGACCGTCCCGTGGAGGCACAATCATTCCCTGACCAATCATTATCGCTGCTCGCAAGAAGTACCATGACACAACGCATAACTAGCTCTTACAAAAACATATGAAACATTTCGAATGTTCCAAAAGGCATTAAAACAGTCCTACTTGCATTCTGCACTGTATTTGGCTGTCGAGTTACGACTTGTGCCCCACTACGCCATTTCTCCAGAACCGACTCATCAAGCTCGGTGACATTAATTCCACTCCAACCGTGCTTGCCTTGATTTCTTTGCATGTGGCCGAAATCAATCGCATGGTCGGTTCCTGTGACATTCTTGACGTTTCGAGCCTGCAAGAATCAACTGTCACTTTTTACTCTCCCTGGGAAGGCCATGAGTTAATGGGAATTGGAGCATTCAAAGAATTGTCACCAACACATGGTGAAGTGAAATCAATGAGGGCAGTCGCAGCGCATTTTCGCAAAGGAGTTGGGAGGGCTATCGTCGAGCATGTCATCAAGGTGGCGAAGGAAAGAGGATATACCAGATTGCGTTTAGAGACTGGGATAGATTCTTCGTTTGAAAGCGCAAGACGTTTCTATACTTACATAGGCTTTGAGCTTTGTGATCCTTATGGACCTCTGGCCCCATGCCCAGATAGTTCTTTCATGACTCTGAAGCTAGAACCCTGAAGTCGAAGTACCGGCAAGCTTCAGCGGGAGTCAGCAGCGAACTCCGATCCGCAATGTTTATATTAGT carries:
- a CDS encoding putative choline transport protein; protein product: MAQNELKQMGASVLQEVEGQPSYQNKDDVYLARMGKRPVLQRNFGLMSMVGFSCTILITWEAVTTLFLQSFQNGGPAGSVYGYLFVWAGVTATFVVVSELVSMAPTSGGQYHWCSMMAPKSVMKVSSYITGWLTVIGWQATYATGLYLNGNFIEALVILTNPDYTPAPWRKTLYSWATAAFAATMNIIGGKLLPRFEGTILILHILGFFAILIPLTYMAEHKPASEVFTYFINEGHWPTQGLSFFIGIIGPVFAFAGGDAAVHMVEEMTNATVAVPWSLMLTVLINGTLGFSMLIALYFCLGDIETSLKSPTGVPFLSIFYQATESTAGTAAAGSVIQAMCCCTTVGMLASASRQFWSFSRDRGIPGWRVWSKVTPRTAIPTYTVLLTSTIGCLLNLINIGSDVAFNSLVSMSTSGLYLSYMIAASLLLYRRCTGEISQPKRNSEQTMVNTAGAKLIWGPFHIPGIWGIGINIFSLVYMFIATFFSFWPPINEVNSESMNYSVVGTGGTVFLSLGYYLVRARGVYEGPVIEI